A genomic region of Luteibacter aegosomatissinici contains the following coding sequences:
- a CDS encoding SIS domain-containing protein has translation MTLQPQDTLMFREAHETAEVVERQLAHNEPVIAALAERLRANPPRMVITCARGSSDHAAMYGKYVFETQLGVVTASASPSVTSIYHADQHLDGALYVAVSQSGKSPDLVRNAEAAKRSGAYVVALVNVVDSPLAAVADVVVPLHAGPETSVAATKSYLGALFAILHIAARWSGKQEIADALTALPAQLRQGWDADWSSLTDGLVDAHNLFVVGRGFGFAGALEAALKFKETCGLHAEAFSAAEVKHGPMALVGPDFPVLFFAQNDDTLPGVLDVAAEFRKRGAKVWVAAPGATGEGVLPLVATAPIAAPLVTVQSFYRATAALAIKRGFNPDVPPHLNKVTETV, from the coding sequence ATGACCCTCCAGCCGCAAGACACCCTGATGTTCCGCGAAGCGCACGAGACCGCCGAGGTCGTCGAGCGCCAGCTTGCCCATAACGAACCGGTGATCGCCGCGCTGGCCGAGCGCCTGCGCGCGAACCCGCCGCGCATGGTCATCACCTGCGCCCGCGGCAGCTCCGATCACGCGGCCATGTACGGCAAGTACGTGTTCGAGACGCAGCTTGGCGTGGTCACCGCATCGGCCTCGCCCTCGGTCACCTCGATCTACCACGCCGACCAGCACCTCGATGGCGCGCTGTATGTCGCCGTCTCGCAATCGGGCAAGAGCCCGGACCTGGTCCGCAACGCCGAAGCCGCCAAGCGCTCTGGCGCCTACGTCGTAGCCCTGGTCAACGTGGTGGATTCACCGCTGGCAGCCGTCGCCGATGTCGTGGTGCCGCTGCACGCGGGCCCCGAAACGAGCGTCGCCGCGACCAAGAGCTACCTCGGCGCGCTGTTCGCCATCCTGCATATTGCCGCTCGCTGGAGCGGCAAGCAGGAGATCGCCGATGCGCTCACCGCGCTGCCCGCACAGCTGCGCCAGGGCTGGGATGCCGACTGGTCCTCGCTCACCGATGGCCTGGTCGATGCGCACAACCTGTTCGTCGTTGGCCGTGGTTTTGGCTTCGCCGGCGCGCTCGAAGCCGCGCTGAAGTTCAAGGAAACCTGTGGCCTGCACGCCGAGGCGTTCAGCGCCGCGGAAGTGAAGCACGGCCCCATGGCGCTGGTGGGCCCGGATTTCCCGGTGCTGTTCTTCGCCCAGAATGACGACACCCTGCCGGGCGTGCTCGATGTAGCCGCCGAGTTCCGCAAGCGCGGCGCCAAGGTGTGGGTTGCCGCACCGGGCGCAACGGGCGAGGGCGTGTTGCCGCTGGTCGCCACCGCGCCGATCGCCGCGCCGCTGGTCACCGTGCAGAGCTTCTACCGCGCCACCGCGGCCCTCGCGATCAAGCGCGGCTTCAACCCCGATGTCCCGCCGCACCTCAACAAGGTGACGGAAACCGTTTAA
- the nagA gene encoding N-acetylglucosamine-6-phosphate deacetylase — protein MTLALVNGRVLTDNGFQTGFAVLVDDDKITGLALPSDPRVRAAERHDLGGRTLLPGFIDCQVNGGGGVLFNDAPTVETIRAIGEAHAKYGTTGFLPTLISDDAEVMSRAIDAVNAAVEQGVPGVLGVHLEGPFIAPERKGVHDPAKFRIAGADDIAMVARRHGGVTLLTLAPERASDDVLKQLVDNGVIVCAGHTAADYETTRNALAMGVRGFTHLFNAMTPFTSREPGVVGAALEDHASWCGLIVDGHHVHPASLRVAIAAKTREKMMLVTDAMPPVGSDNPNFVLKGETITAKDGVCQTADGTLAGSALDMASAVRNTINMVGVPYDEAARMASTYPAAFLGLGATHGHIAAGFRADFVVLDDTHHVVETWIGGERVYTA, from the coding sequence ATGACCCTCGCCCTCGTCAACGGCCGCGTGCTGACCGACAACGGCTTCCAGACCGGCTTTGCCGTGCTGGTCGATGATGACAAGATCACCGGGCTCGCCTTGCCGTCGGATCCGCGCGTGCGCGCTGCGGAACGCCACGACCTGGGCGGGCGCACGTTGCTGCCGGGCTTTATCGATTGCCAGGTGAACGGCGGCGGTGGCGTGCTGTTCAACGACGCACCCACGGTGGAAACGATCCGCGCGATCGGCGAGGCGCATGCGAAGTACGGCACCACGGGCTTCCTGCCCACGCTGATCAGCGACGATGCCGAGGTAATGTCGCGCGCGATCGATGCCGTGAACGCGGCGGTGGAGCAGGGCGTGCCGGGCGTGCTCGGCGTGCACCTGGAAGGCCCCTTCATCGCGCCCGAGCGCAAGGGCGTGCACGATCCGGCGAAGTTCCGTATCGCAGGCGCTGATGACATCGCGATGGTCGCCCGCCGCCACGGTGGCGTGACGCTGCTGACGCTGGCACCCGAGCGAGCAAGCGATGACGTGTTGAAGCAGCTGGTCGATAACGGCGTGATCGTCTGCGCGGGCCACACGGCAGCCGACTACGAGACGACGCGCAATGCGCTGGCGATGGGCGTGCGCGGCTTCACCCACCTGTTCAACGCGATGACACCGTTCACCAGCCGCGAGCCGGGCGTGGTGGGTGCCGCGCTGGAAGATCATGCGAGCTGGTGTGGCCTGATCGTGGATGGCCACCATGTGCATCCGGCGTCGCTGCGTGTCGCTATCGCGGCGAAGACGCGCGAGAAGATGATGCTGGTGACGGATGCGATGCCGCCGGTGGGTTCGGATAATCCGAACTTCGTGCTGAAGGGCGAGACGATCACGGCGAAGGATGGCGTTTGCCAGACGGCGGACGGCACGCTGGCGGGTTCGGCACTCGATATGGCCTCGGCGGTGCGCAATACGATCAACATGGTGGGCGTGCCTTACGACGAGGCGGCACGCATGGCATCGACGTACCCGGCGGCCTTCCTGGGCCTGGGCGCGACGCACGGCCACATCGCCGCGGGCTTCCGCGCGGATTTCGTGGTGCTGGACGACACCCACCACGTGGTAGAAACCTGGATCGGCGGCGAGCGCGTTTACACCGCCTGA
- a CDS encoding TonB-dependent receptor domain-containing protein: protein MKKTLLATALLSSITIAHAADAPETLPSVVVTANRAPTPLDEVLAPVTVITRDDIERLQPTSVQDLLTGLPGVVMANTGGIGQQTSLFMRGTNSAHTLVLIDGVRVGTVGAGLPAYEQLPVEQIDHIEVVRGPRSTLYGSDAIGGVIQIFTRHGQAGEAPTPSVSVTGGSHGYSAGQFGVSGGTTHGWYNASLGGQYTSGINACRIGAGTAFKGCFTDEPDHDAYRTYNGALSGGYRWDDGTELTGSWLRSKGTIEYDGDYQNLTRRSQQVAGGKLSFDVMADWRMSVSVGQNQDRADNYLNGADKTLDYVNYGVDKVRQGYLYSKRNQAAWQNDVTLAPGQTLSAGVDYQQEKLDSDTDYLKTTRNNTGVFALYQGVFGPHEIQLSARHDHNTQFGNHNTGSAAYGFRFDNGMRITASYGTAFHAPTFNDEYYPYGAPVSLKPEKSRTAEIGLSGGPGIWNWAVNAYQTKVDDLIGYDANFLPINVSQARIRGLEGQLGADVDGWHVRTYLTLQQPLNRDSGPQEDNLLARRPRRTGRVDLDKDLGAFTVGGSVYAAGYSYDDAANTTRLGGYTTADLRATWHVDNAWSVQGRVANVADKHYETAAYYNQLGRTYYVTVRFAPAP, encoded by the coding sequence ATGAAGAAGACCCTGCTCGCGACCGCCCTGCTGTCGTCCATCACCATCGCCCACGCCGCCGATGCCCCGGAAACGTTGCCCTCGGTGGTCGTTACCGCCAACCGCGCGCCCACTCCGCTGGACGAGGTGCTGGCCCCGGTCACCGTGATCACCCGCGACGACATCGAGCGCCTGCAGCCCACCAGCGTGCAGGACCTGCTCACCGGCCTGCCCGGCGTCGTCATGGCCAACACCGGTGGCATCGGCCAGCAGACGTCCCTGTTCATGCGCGGCACCAACTCCGCACACACCCTGGTGCTGATCGATGGCGTCCGCGTGGGCACGGTCGGTGCCGGCCTGCCGGCCTACGAGCAGCTCCCGGTCGAGCAGATCGACCACATCGAAGTGGTCCGCGGCCCGCGTTCGACCCTGTACGGCTCGGACGCCATCGGTGGCGTCATCCAGATCTTCACCCGCCACGGCCAGGCCGGCGAAGCGCCGACGCCTTCGGTCTCGGTGACCGGCGGCAGCCATGGCTACAGCGCCGGCCAGTTCGGCGTCTCCGGCGGCACCACCCACGGTTGGTACAACGCCAGCCTGGGCGGCCAGTACACCTCCGGCATCAATGCCTGCCGCATCGGCGCGGGCACGGCCTTCAAGGGCTGCTTCACCGATGAGCCCGACCACGATGCCTACCGCACCTACAACGGCGCGCTTTCAGGCGGCTACCGCTGGGATGACGGCACCGAGCTCACCGGCAGCTGGCTGCGCAGCAAGGGCACGATCGAGTACGACGGCGATTACCAGAACCTTACCCGCCGCTCGCAGCAGGTGGCCGGCGGCAAGCTCAGCTTCGACGTGATGGCCGACTGGCGCATGTCGGTGAGCGTGGGCCAGAACCAGGACCGTGCTGATAACTACCTCAACGGCGCCGACAAGACCCTGGACTACGTGAACTACGGTGTGGACAAGGTGCGCCAGGGCTACCTCTATTCCAAGCGCAACCAGGCCGCCTGGCAGAACGATGTCACCCTGGCGCCGGGCCAGACCCTGAGCGCGGGCGTGGATTACCAGCAGGAGAAGCTGGATAGCGACACGGATTACCTCAAGACCACCCGCAACAACACCGGCGTGTTCGCCCTGTACCAGGGCGTGTTTGGTCCGCACGAGATCCAGCTTTCCGCGCGCCACGACCACAACACCCAGTTCGGCAACCACAACACCGGCTCGGCGGCGTACGGCTTTCGCTTCGATAACGGCATGCGGATCACGGCCTCGTACGGCACGGCGTTCCATGCACCGACCTTCAACGACGAGTACTACCCGTACGGTGCCCCCGTCTCGCTGAAGCCGGAGAAGTCGCGCACGGCCGAGATCGGCCTGAGTGGCGGCCCGGGTATCTGGAACTGGGCGGTGAACGCCTACCAGACCAAGGTGGACGACCTGATCGGTTACGACGCCAACTTCCTGCCGATCAACGTGAGCCAGGCCCGTATCCGTGGTCTCGAGGGCCAGCTCGGCGCCGATGTGGATGGCTGGCACGTGCGTACGTACCTCACGCTGCAGCAGCCGCTGAACCGCGATAGCGGCCCGCAAGAAGACAACCTGCTGGCCCGCCGCCCGCGCCGCACCGGCCGGGTGGACCTGGACAAGGACCTGGGCGCCTTCACGGTGGGCGGCTCGGTGTATGCAGCCGGCTACAGCTACGACGACGCGGCCAACACCACCCGCCTGGGCGGTTACACGACGGCCGACCTGCGTGCGACCTGGCATGTGGATAACGCCTGGAGCGTTCAGGGCCGCGTGGCCAACGTAGCCGACAAGCACTATGAGACGGCGGCGTACTACAACCAGCTGGGCCGCACCTATTACGTGACCGTGCGTTTCGCGCCTGCTCCGTAA
- a CDS encoding DUF2239 family protein, whose product MQTNYTAFDGAARVASGALAVVAERCKALLDGEPNASPIIYDDSTGRPVDVDYRGTTHDVLARLPLADETPARRGPGRPKLGVVAREVTLLPRHWEWLASQPGGASVALRRLVENATRENVDADRARVASEAVDRVMLALAGNLAGYEEASRAFHRRDGERFRALIEGWPADVRDYVRRLADVVLS is encoded by the coding sequence ATGCAAACGAACTACACCGCATTTGATGGCGCCGCCCGCGTTGCATCCGGCGCACTGGCTGTCGTGGCCGAGCGCTGCAAGGCATTGCTTGATGGCGAGCCCAACGCCAGCCCGATCATCTACGACGACAGTACCGGCCGCCCGGTGGACGTGGATTACCGGGGTACGACCCATGACGTGCTTGCGCGATTACCGCTCGCGGACGAGACCCCGGCGCGGCGCGGCCCAGGCCGGCCGAAGCTGGGCGTGGTCGCGCGGGAGGTCACGCTGTTGCCCCGGCACTGGGAGTGGTTGGCCAGCCAGCCCGGCGGCGCGTCGGTTGCGCTGCGCCGGCTGGTCGAGAACGCCACACGCGAGAACGTCGATGCGGACCGCGCCCGCGTGGCCAGCGAAGCCGTTGACCGCGTGATGCTGGCGCTGGCCGGCAACCTGGCGGGCTACGAAGAGGCCTCGCGTGCGTTTCACCGGCGCGACGGTGAACGATTCCGAGCGCTGATTGAAGGGTGGCCCGCGGACGTGCGCGATTACGTGCGCCGCTTGGCCGACGTCGTCCTGTCATGA
- a CDS encoding efflux RND transporter permease subunit: MNFFAPFIRRPRGTSLLAAGLTLAGILAYMLLGVAALPSIEVPAVFIQAQMPGANAQTMANTIIAPLERHLGQIPGVDQMYSNSVEGSGFVRIRFTMDRSTDAAARDVQAAINAAVADLPAGMPSPPQYFKFDTGQIPVLLVSFTSKTMPADKLFDVVDTLIRPTVSQIDGVARVQVFGGTPHAVRVELDTNALSSKGLTTNDVSNALQAANVNSPQGLLSDGRSQMTVIANDGLRDADEFARILIAMRNGVPVRLSDIARVTSGQQDIFQKAWFQGERSVTMQISKRPEANSIETANAIRAALPRFRAMLPADAVVTPIFDLTQTTQSALHEVKVALMISIVMVCLVMLVFLRRLGPTLIATLSVPLSLAGAFVVMWTLGYTLNTMSLMALVLCIGFVVDDAIVVIENIVRHMENGSAPMPASLEGVREIGFTVISITISLVAVFAPLLFGNNMITKLLREFSVTLAAAVLISAVVSLTLTPALCARYLKHDEPDRVPGRLEKALERFDKGFLRFYERGLDWAMRHRRIMRWQPLTLLIATFLLAMAVVKTAGGNFMPDEDTGMLQAEITADANISPDEMTRRLTRVAEIMQKDSTVADVTAILGGDNGGAVGNQGLMFIDLKPKGSGPDHRKESIKEIMDRMGKEYEKISDVQVFFNPVQFLGGGGGNSNRGQYSFQLISTGGESLEPWTLKLVQIMRGMKEFKDVGSDFDVVGKQQMLQVDRDAASRLQIGMGMIDTALYNAFGQRQVSVIYSDINQYWVVLTAAAAQSLSPESLLNTYVKNNLGNMVPLSAVAHIAPISTPSAVTHQNQLESADITYNLAPKISADKGNSLVEQAVARLNLPEGVRMDFTGANQRLKDAQSNGMVLLIGAILAVYIVLGILYESLGHPLTILSTLPAAGAGAFLAMLVTQTQLTLMAIISVLLLIGIVKKNAILMVDFALTAQREQGMSPVEAIRQAALVRFRPITMTTLVAMGAALPLAIGFGVGSEMRRPLGIAIVGGLLVSQLLTLLSTPAIYLWNHDRKERKVRRKHRKMLKRRYKVWKKLRKARGA; the protein is encoded by the coding sequence GTGAATTTTTTTGCTCCCTTCATCCGCCGGCCCCGGGGAACGTCGCTGCTTGCGGCAGGCCTCACGCTGGCCGGCATACTGGCGTACATGCTGCTGGGCGTGGCCGCGCTGCCCTCGATCGAGGTGCCGGCGGTGTTCATCCAGGCGCAGATGCCGGGCGCCAATGCGCAGACGATGGCCAACACGATCATCGCGCCGCTGGAACGCCACCTGGGGCAGATCCCGGGCGTGGACCAGATGTACTCCAACAGCGTGGAGGGTTCGGGCTTCGTCCGTATCCGCTTCACGATGGACCGCTCCACCGACGCCGCCGCGCGTGATGTGCAGGCCGCCATCAATGCCGCCGTCGCCGATCTCCCGGCCGGCATGCCCTCGCCGCCGCAGTACTTCAAGTTCGATACGGGGCAGATCCCCGTGCTGCTCGTCTCGTTCACCTCGAAGACGATGCCGGCGGACAAATTGTTCGATGTGGTCGATACGCTGATACGACCCACCGTCTCGCAGATCGACGGCGTGGCGCGCGTACAGGTGTTCGGCGGTACGCCACATGCGGTGCGCGTGGAGCTGGATACCAATGCGCTTTCCTCGAAAGGGCTGACCACGAACGACGTCTCGAACGCGCTGCAGGCCGCCAACGTCAATTCGCCGCAGGGGCTGCTCTCCGATGGCCGCTCGCAGATGACCGTCATCGCGAACGATGGGCTGCGCGATGCGGATGAGTTCGCGCGCATCCTCATCGCCATGCGTAACGGCGTGCCCGTGCGCTTGTCGGATATCGCCAGGGTTACCAGCGGGCAGCAGGATATTTTCCAGAAGGCATGGTTCCAGGGCGAACGCTCGGTCACCATGCAGATCAGCAAGCGCCCCGAGGCCAACTCGATCGAGACGGCCAACGCCATTCGTGCGGCACTCCCGCGCTTCCGCGCCATGCTGCCGGCCGACGCCGTCGTTACGCCTATCTTCGACCTGACCCAGACCACGCAATCAGCGCTGCATGAGGTGAAAGTCGCGCTGATGATCTCGATCGTGATGGTGTGCCTGGTGATGCTGGTGTTCCTGCGCCGGCTGGGCCCCACGCTGATCGCGACACTGAGCGTGCCGCTGTCGCTTGCCGGCGCGTTCGTCGTCATGTGGACGCTCGGTTACACGCTGAACACCATGTCGCTGATGGCGCTGGTGTTGTGTATCGGCTTCGTCGTGGACGATGCGATCGTGGTGATCGAGAACATCGTGCGCCACATGGAGAATGGTTCCGCGCCCATGCCGGCTTCGCTGGAGGGCGTGCGCGAGATCGGCTTCACGGTCATCTCCATCACCATTTCGCTGGTGGCGGTGTTCGCGCCACTGCTGTTCGGCAACAACATGATCACCAAGCTCCTGCGCGAGTTCTCGGTGACCCTGGCCGCGGCCGTGCTCATTTCCGCCGTGGTGTCGCTGACGCTCACGCCCGCGCTGTGCGCCCGCTACCTCAAGCACGACGAACCGGACCGTGTGCCGGGCCGCCTGGAGAAGGCGCTGGAGCGGTTCGACAAGGGCTTCCTGCGCTTTTACGAGCGCGGCCTGGACTGGGCCATGCGCCACCGCCGGATCATGCGCTGGCAGCCGCTCACCCTGCTTATCGCGACCTTCCTGCTGGCCATGGCGGTGGTGAAAACCGCCGGTGGCAATTTCATGCCCGATGAAGACACCGGCATGCTGCAGGCGGAGATCACCGCCGATGCCAACATCTCGCCCGATGAGATGACCCGGCGCCTCACCCGCGTGGCCGAGATCATGCAGAAGGATTCGACGGTGGCCGATGTCACCGCGATCCTCGGCGGCGATAACGGCGGTGCCGTCGGTAACCAGGGCCTGATGTTCATCGACCTGAAACCCAAAGGTAGTGGCCCCGACCATCGCAAGGAATCGATCAAGGAAATCATGGACCGGATGGGCAAGGAGTACGAGAAGATCTCCGACGTCCAGGTGTTCTTCAACCCAGTGCAGTTCCTGGGTGGTGGCGGCGGCAACAGCAACCGTGGCCAGTACTCGTTCCAGCTGATCAGCACCGGCGGTGAAAGCCTCGAACCGTGGACGCTCAAGCTCGTGCAGATCATGCGCGGCATGAAGGAGTTCAAGGACGTCGGCAGTGACTTCGACGTGGTCGGCAAGCAGCAGATGCTGCAGGTGGACCGCGATGCGGCCAGCCGCCTGCAGATCGGCATGGGCATGATCGATACCGCGCTGTACAACGCGTTCGGCCAGCGCCAGGTCTCGGTGATTTACTCGGATATCAACCAGTACTGGGTGGTACTCACGGCCGCGGCCGCGCAGTCGCTGTCGCCCGAGTCGCTGCTCAACACGTATGTAAAGAACAACCTCGGCAACATGGTGCCGCTATCGGCCGTGGCGCATATCGCGCCGATCAGCACGCCCAGCGCGGTGACCCACCAGAACCAGCTGGAGTCGGCCGATATCACGTACAACCTGGCACCGAAGATCTCCGCGGACAAGGGCAACAGCCTGGTCGAACAGGCGGTGGCCCGGCTCAACCTTCCCGAAGGCGTGCGCATGGATTTCACCGGCGCGAACCAGCGCCTGAAGGATGCGCAGTCCAATGGCATGGTGCTGCTCATCGGTGCGATCCTGGCGGTCTACATCGTGCTGGGCATTCTTTACGAAAGCCTGGGCCACCCGCTGACGATTCTTTCGACGCTGCCCGCGGCGGGTGCCGGCGCGTTCCTGGCCATGCTGGTGACGCAGACGCAGCTCACGCTGATGGCGATCATCTCGGTGCTACTGCTGATCGGCATCGTGAAGAAGAACGCGATCCTGATGGTGGATTTCGCATTGACGGCACAGCGTGAGCAGGGCATGTCGCCGGTGGAGGCGATCCGCCAGGCGGCACTCGTGCGCTTCCGTCCGATCACGATGACGACGCTGGTGGCGATGGGCGCGGCGCTGCCGCTGGCCATCGGTTTTGGCGTGGGTTCGGAGATGCGCCGCCCGCTGGGTATCGCGATCGTGGGCGGACTGCTGGTGTCCCAGCTGCTCACGCTGCTGAGCACGCCGGCGATCTACCTGTGGAACCACGACCGCAAGGAACGCAAGGTACGCCGCAAGCACCGCAAGATGCTCAAGCGCCGTTACAAGGTGTGGAAGAAGCTGCGCAAGGCGCGCGGGGCGTAG
- a CDS encoding dioxygenase family protein — MQRAPALFVSHGSPTFALEPGLLGSQLTALGEQLASATAIVVVSPHWQTCGVRVTGAPHPSTLHDFGGFAPELYSLGYPAPGLPALAAETAGLLIEKGFTALVDGERGLDHGAWVPLRYLRPAADTPVLQVSMPHNLDVGSALRLGEALAPLRDRGVVVMGSGSLTHNTREARVTREPEDYAKAFAAWARGAVLAGDITALREYRSHAPSALRAHPTDEHYLPLLVAAAAAGQDTARVIDGGVTYGVLSMDCYAWGMH; from the coding sequence ATGCAACGCGCTCCCGCCCTCTTCGTCTCCCACGGCTCGCCTACGTTCGCGTTGGAGCCGGGCTTATTGGGTAGCCAGCTCACGGCGTTGGGCGAACAGCTGGCGAGCGCCACGGCCATTGTCGTGGTGTCGCCGCATTGGCAGACCTGCGGCGTGCGCGTCACCGGCGCACCGCATCCTTCCACCCTCCACGATTTCGGCGGCTTCGCGCCGGAGCTCTACTCGCTGGGCTACCCGGCGCCCGGCCTGCCCGCACTGGCCGCGGAAACTGCCGGCCTGCTGATCGAGAAGGGGTTCACGGCGCTTGTCGACGGCGAGCGCGGCCTGGACCATGGCGCGTGGGTGCCGTTGCGTTACCTGCGCCCGGCCGCGGATACACCGGTGCTGCAGGTCTCCATGCCGCATAACCTCGACGTGGGGTCGGCGCTGCGCCTGGGCGAGGCCCTCGCACCGCTGCGTGACCGTGGCGTGGTGGTGATGGGCTCGGGCAGCCTCACGCACAACACGCGCGAAGCGCGGGTCACCCGCGAACCGGAGGATTACGCGAAGGCCTTTGCCGCGTGGGCACGCGGAGCGGTGCTCGCCGGTGACATCACCGCCCTGCGCGAGTACCGCAGCCACGCGCCGTCCGCGCTGAGGGCCCATCCCACGGACGAGCATTACCTGCCCCTGCTGGTCGCCGCCGCCGCGGCTGGCCAGGACACCGCGCGCGTGATCGATGGCGGGGTAACCTATGGCGTGCTCTCGATGGATTGCTATGCCTGGGGCATGCACTGA